In one window of Thalassococcus arenae DNA:
- the gatB gene encoding Asp-tRNA(Asn)/Glu-tRNA(Gln) amidotransferase subunit GatB has protein sequence MLDLTYETPKPKVIAGAKHDWELVIGMEVHAQVASQAKLFSGASTKFGAEPNSNVSFIDAAMPGMLPVINEYCVEQAVRTGLGLKAQINLVSAFDRKNYFYPDLPQGYQISQLYHPIVGEGEVIVDMGPGVARKVRIERIHIEQDAGKSIHDMDPHMSFVDLNRTGVALMEIVSRPDIRGPEEAAAYVAKLRQILRYLGTCDGNMQNGNLRADVNVSVCRPGQYEKYQETQDFSHLGTRCEIKNMNSMRFIQQAIDYEARRQIAILEAGGKIDQETRLYDPDKGETRSMRSKEEAHDYRYFPDPDLLPLEIEQEWVDGIAASLPELPDAKKARFVSDFGLSEYDAGVLTAEVENADYFEAVAAASGDGKLAANWVINELFGRLKKEDHDIGESPVSAAQLAGIIQLIVKGDISGKIAKDLFEIVYTEGGDPAEIVEARGMKQVTDTGAIEAAVDEIIAANPAQVDKAKENPKLAGWFVGQVMKATGGKANPKAVNELVAKKLAQ, from the coding sequence ATGCTGGACCTGACCTACGAGACCCCCAAACCCAAGGTGATCGCCGGGGCCAAGCACGATTGGGAACTGGTGATCGGGATGGAGGTGCATGCCCAGGTCGCCAGCCAGGCCAAGCTGTTTTCCGGCGCGTCCACGAAATTCGGCGCCGAACCCAATTCGAACGTGTCCTTCATCGATGCCGCGATGCCGGGGATGCTGCCGGTCATCAACGAGTATTGCGTCGAACAGGCGGTGCGCACCGGGCTGGGGCTGAAGGCGCAGATCAACCTGGTTTCAGCCTTCGACCGCAAGAACTATTTCTATCCCGACCTGCCGCAGGGCTACCAGATCAGCCAGCTTTACCACCCCATCGTGGGCGAAGGCGAGGTGATCGTCGACATGGGCCCTGGCGTCGCCCGGAAGGTGCGCATCGAGCGTATCCATATCGAACAGGATGCCGGCAAGTCGATCCACGACATGGACCCGCACATGTCCTTTGTCGATCTCAACCGCACCGGCGTGGCGCTGATGGAGATCGTCAGCCGCCCCGATATCCGCGGCCCCGAAGAGGCGGCCGCTTATGTCGCCAAGCTGCGCCAGATCCTGCGCTACCTTGGCACCTGCGATGGCAACATGCAGAACGGCAACCTGCGCGCCGATGTCAACGTCAGCGTCTGCCGGCCGGGCCAGTACGAGAAGTATCAGGAAACACAGGACTTTTCGCATCTTGGCACGCGCTGCGAGATCAAGAACATGAACTCGATGCGGTTCATCCAGCAGGCCATCGACTATGAGGCGCGCCGCCAGATCGCCATTCTCGAGGCCGGCGGCAAGATCGACCAGGAAACCCGGCTCTACGATCCGGACAAGGGCGAGACGCGGTCGATGCGATCCAAGGAAGAGGCGCATGATTACCGCTACTTCCCCGATCCCGACCTGCTGCCGCTGGAGATCGAGCAGGAATGGGTCGACGGCATCGCCGCCTCGTTGCCGGAACTTCCGGACGCCAAGAAAGCCCGGTTCGTTTCGGATTTCGGCCTGTCGGAATACGATGCCGGCGTGCTGACCGCCGAGGTCGAGAATGCCGACTACTTCGAAGCCGTCGCCGCTGCATCGGGCGATGGCAAGCTGGCGGCCAACTGGGTCATCAACGAATTGTTCGGACGGCTGAAGAAGGAAGACCACGACATCGGCGAAAGCCCGGTTTCGGCGGCGCAGCTGGCGGGCATCATCCAATTGATCGTCAAGGGCGACATCTCGGGCAAGATCGCCAAGGACCTGTTCGAGATCGTCTATACCGAAGGCGGCGACCCGGCCGAGATCGTCGAGGCGCGCGGCATGAAACAGGTCACCGATACCGGCGCGATCGAAGCGGCGGTCGACGAGATCATCGCCGCCAATCCCGCCCAGGTCGACAAGGCCAAGGAAAACCCCAAGCTGGCCGGCTGGTTCGTGGGCCAGGTCATGAAGGCCACCGGCGGCAAGGCGAACCCCAAGGCGGTGAACGAACTGGTCGCGAAGAAACTGGCGCAATAG
- a CDS encoding BolA family protein: MTRDAEIEAKLRAAFTPHVLVVRNDSEKHRGHAGFQEGGESHYHVLIRAAAFDGMSRIARHRAVHAALGPDLVTAIHALSLDIEV, from the coding sequence ATGACACGCGACGCCGAGATCGAGGCAAAACTTCGCGCAGCGTTCACGCCGCACGTTCTGGTTGTTCGCAACGACAGCGAAAAACACCGTGGACATGCCGGTTTCCAGGAAGGCGGCGAAAGCCATTACCACGTTCTGATCCGGGCGGCGGCGTTCGACGGCATGTCGCGCATCGCGCGACACCGGGCCGTGCATGCCGCGCTTGGGCCCGATCTTGTAACCGCCATTCACGCGCTGTCTCTGGATATCGAGGTCTAG
- a CDS encoding J domain-containing protein, which translates to MSRPDPFGFDMSIKSAKKKNPRGRRSMSGEQETSTRLCDHEGCEEPGKFRAPKAPDVLDDFLWFCKDHVREYNLKWNFFDGKTEAEMNAQASADKVWERKTKDWRDPEAKAWARLGIEDPHQVLGANATRNPGKTAGAGRKLPPTERRAVEILEVSENASKADIRGAYKALIKVLHPDMNGGDRSQEEQLQEVVWAWDQLKDSRNFK; encoded by the coding sequence ATGAGCAGACCAGATCCCTTCGGTTTCGACATGTCGATCAAGTCGGCAAAGAAAAAGAACCCGCGCGGGCGGCGCAGCATGTCGGGCGAACAGGAAACCTCGACACGGCTTTGCGACCACGAGGGCTGCGAGGAACCCGGCAAGTTCCGTGCGCCGAAAGCGCCGGACGTGCTGGACGACTTCCTGTGGTTCTGCAAGGACCACGTTCGGGAATACAACCTCAAGTGGAACTTCTTTGATGGCAAGACCGAAGCCGAGATGAACGCCCAGGCCAGCGCCGACAAGGTGTGGGAACGCAAGACCAAGGATTGGCGCGACCCCGAGGCCAAGGCATGGGCGCGCCTGGGTATCGAGGACCCGCACCAGGTGCTGGGCGCGAACGCGACGCGCAATCCCGGCAAGACCGCAGGCGCGGGGCGCAAGCTGCCGCCAACCGAACGGCGCGCGGTCGAAATCCTCGAAGTGTCGGAAAACGCGTCCAAGGCGGATATCCGCGGCGCCTACAAGGCGCTGATCAAGGTCTTGCATCCCGACATGAACGGCGGCGACCGCAGCCAGGAAGAGCAGTTGCAGGAAGTCGTCTGGGCCTGGGATCAGCTCAAGGACAGCCGCAACTTCAAGTGA
- the msrB gene encoding peptide-methionine (R)-S-oxide reductase MsrB: protein MNRRSFLATAAATMGLASAARTAAGFEVTRSDTEWRAMLNDLEYKVMRKHGTERAFTSPLHAEKRAGTYLCRGCDLPLYSSADKFDSGTGWPSFTRAKPDAVGTSTDRRFFMTRTEVHCRRCGSHLGHIFKDGPPPTNTRHCINGVSLKFAAA from the coding sequence ATGAACCGACGCAGTTTTCTGGCCACCGCCGCCGCGACCATGGGCCTGGCATCCGCCGCGCGCACGGCCGCGGGATTCGAAGTCACGCGAAGCGATACCGAATGGCGCGCCATGCTGAACGACCTGGAATACAAGGTGATGCGCAAACACGGCACCGAACGGGCCTTTACCTCGCCGCTGCACGCGGAAAAACGCGCCGGGACATACCTGTGTCGCGGTTGCGATCTGCCGCTCTATTCCTCGGCCGACAAGTTCGACAGCGGCACGGGATGGCCCAGTTTCACCCGCGCAAAGCCCGACGCGGTGGGCACCAGCACCGACCGGCGCTTTTTCATGACCCGGACCGAGGTGCATTGCCGCCGCTGCGGGTCGCATCTGGGCCATATCTTCAAGGACGGCCCACCGCCCACGAACACCCGGCATTGCATCAACGGCGTGAGCTTGAAATTCGCCGCAGCGTGA
- a CDS encoding fasciclin domain-containing protein yields MKFNRILAQAAAVLVATGAAQAASHSQTENPMVGGAAMLPTMTIVDNAMNSQDHETLVAAVVQAGLAETLKGAGPFTVFAPTDDAFDMIAKDSLAALMMDENKAQLAQILTCHVVAASAMSDAIAGMIAADGGAHPVETLGGCTLRATLSGDTITLTDENGRDATVTIADVVQSNGVIHVIDRVLLPKQ; encoded by the coding sequence ATGAAATTCAACCGCATCCTGGCCCAGGCGGCCGCCGTTCTGGTCGCAACCGGTGCCGCCCAGGCCGCCAGTCACAGCCAGACGGAAAACCCGATGGTCGGCGGCGCCGCGATGTTGCCGACCATGACCATCGTCGACAACGCGATGAACTCGCAGGATCACGAGACACTGGTCGCAGCCGTGGTTCAGGCCGGATTGGCCGAAACGCTGAAAGGGGCAGGGCCCTTCACGGTCTTTGCACCCACCGATGACGCCTTCGACATGATCGCCAAGGACAGCCTGGCCGCGCTGATGATGGACGAGAACAAGGCGCAACTGGCGCAGATCCTGACCTGCCACGTCGTCGCCGCCAGCGCCATGTCCGATGCCATCGCCGGGATGATCGCGGCCGATGGCGGCGCGCATCCGGTCGAAACGCTGGGCGGCTGCACGCTCAGGGCGACCCTGTCGGGCGACACAATCACGTTGACGGACGAAAACGGGCGCGATGCCACGGTGACGATTGCCGATGTCGTCCAGTCCAACGGCGTCATCCACGTCATCGACCGGGTGCTGCTGCCCAAGCAATAA
- a CDS encoding anti-sigma factor gives MSATDPGNDLPGGDEAAAAEYVLGLLSEDEARVFEARMATDPDLAQDVQAWSEYFATLTDDLPEIEAPLQVLQRAEAQALATGKPPVWRALWPYLAGAVAASLLAWLVLSGDLLGPGGTPLRAELVPADGTITLTAAFDPTDATLRLGPVVGTAPEGRALELWLIAAPDAAPVSLGLVPPGGAVIALPPLLADRLNGATLAVSDEPPGGSPTGAPTGAVLAAGTLAAS, from the coding sequence ATGAGCGCGACCGATCCCGGAAACGACCTGCCCGGCGGCGACGAAGCCGCGGCGGCGGAATACGTGCTGGGCCTTCTGTCCGAGGACGAGGCGCGCGTCTTTGAAGCGCGCATGGCGACCGATCCGGATCTGGCGCAGGATGTGCAGGCCTGGTCGGAGTATTTCGCGACGCTGACAGACGACCTGCCCGAGATCGAGGCGCCGCTGCAGGTGCTGCAACGCGCCGAGGCGCAGGCTCTGGCCACCGGCAAACCGCCGGTCTGGCGCGCGCTCTGGCCCTATCTGGCGGGCGCCGTCGCCGCTTCGCTTCTGGCCTGGCTGGTTCTGTCCGGCGACCTGCTGGGCCCCGGCGGCACGCCGCTGCGCGCCGAGCTTGTTCCGGCCGATGGCACGATCACGCTGACCGCCGCCTTCGACCCCACCGATGCCACGCTGCGCCTGGGTCCGGTGGTCGGCACGGCACCCGAAGGCCGTGCTTTGGAATTGTGGCTGATCGCGGCCCCCGATGCCGCGCCGGTCTCGCTGGGGCTGGTGCCGCCGGGCGGCGCCGTGATCGCCCTGCCACCGTTGCTGGCCGACCGCCTGAACGGTGCGACGCTGGCCGTGTCGGACGAACCGCCCGGTGGATCGCCCACCGGTGCGCCCACCGGCGCCGTTTTGGCGGCGGGCACGCTCGCGGCGTCGTGA
- a CDS encoding sigma-70 family RNA polymerase sigma factor — translation MSPQDEIEGLIARVAMGNREAFRRLYGRTSAKLFGICLRVLNDKELAEEALQEVYVTIWRKAGMYREGVASPMTWLITLARNAAVDRRRRIGGLPLDGDGQAIERLRDPAPGPEAQAVARSEARALQACLDTLNPDHAAMIRSVYLDGATYAEMAAAHGAKLNTVRTWLRRSLMQLRECLSR, via the coding sequence ATGTCGCCGCAGGACGAGATAGAGGGGCTGATCGCCCGTGTCGCGATGGGCAACCGCGAGGCGTTCCGCCGGCTTTATGGCCGGACTTCGGCGAAACTCTTTGGCATCTGCCTGCGTGTCTTGAACGACAAGGAACTGGCCGAGGAGGCGCTGCAGGAAGTCTATGTCACGATCTGGCGCAAGGCGGGGATGTATCGCGAAGGCGTGGCATCCCCGATGACCTGGCTGATCACATTGGCGCGCAACGCCGCCGTGGATCGCCGCCGCCGCATCGGCGGGTTGCCCCTGGACGGCGACGGTCAGGCGATCGAACGGCTGCGCGATCCGGCCCCGGGCCCCGAGGCGCAGGCCGTGGCGCGATCCGAGGCGCGGGCGTTGCAAGCCTGCCTGGACACGTTGAACCCGGACCACGCGGCGATGATCCGCAGTGTCTATCTGGACGGCGCCACCTATGCCGAGATGGCCGCGGCCCACGGCGCCAAGCTGAATACCGTGCGCACCTGGCTGCGCCGCAGCCTGATGCAACTGAGGGAGTGCCTGAGCCGATGA
- the cobS gene encoding cobaltochelatase subunit CobS, whose protein sequence is MADGMIDINAKPTEEIEVREMFGIDSDMVVHGFPDRTERVPDIDSTYKFDPDTTLAILAGFRNNRRVMIQGYHGTGKSTHIEQVAARLNWPCVRVNLDSHISRIDLIGKDAIKLVDGKQVTQFQEGILPWALRNPTAIVFDEYDAGRADVMFVIQRVLETDGKLTLLDQNEVITPHKYFRIFATANTVGLGDTTGLYHGTQQINQGQMDRWSLVATLNYLSIDAETAIVLAKCPHYNNDKGRKQVRQMVTVADFSRRAFMNGELSTVMSPRTVIAWAQNAEIFRSVGYAFRVSFLNKCDELERQTVAEFYQRCFDEELPESAASVSLG, encoded by the coding sequence ATGGCGGACGGCATGATCGACATCAACGCGAAACCGACCGAAGAAATCGAGGTTCGTGAAATGTTCGGCATCGATTCGGACATGGTGGTTCACGGTTTTCCCGACCGGACCGAGCGCGTGCCCGATATCGACAGCACCTACAAGTTCGACCCCGACACGACGCTGGCGATCCTGGCGGGGTTCCGCAACAACCGACGGGTGATGATCCAGGGCTATCACGGCACCGGCAAGTCCACCCATATCGAACAGGTCGCGGCGCGTCTGAACTGGCCCTGCGTGCGGGTGAACCTGGACAGTCATATCAGCCGGATCGACCTGATCGGCAAGGATGCGATCAAGCTGGTGGACGGCAAGCAGGTGACGCAATTCCAGGAAGGCATCCTGCCCTGGGCCCTGCGCAACCCCACCGCCATCGTCTTCGACGAATACGATGCCGGCCGGGCCGACGTGATGTTCGTGATCCAGCGGGTTCTGGAAACCGACGGCAAGCTGACGCTGCTGGACCAGAACGAGGTCATCACGCCGCACAAGTATTTCCGCATCTTCGCCACCGCCAACACCGTGGGCCTGGGCGATACCACCGGGCTGTATCACGGCACCCAGCAGATCAACCAGGGCCAGATGGACCGCTGGTCGCTGGTGGCGACGCTGAACTACCTGTCGATCGACGCCGAAACCGCGATCGTGCTGGCGAAATGCCCGCATTACAACAACGACAAGGGCCGCAAGCAGGTGCGCCAGATGGTGACGGTCGCCGATTTCAGCCGTCGCGCCTTCATGAACGGCGAATTGTCGACGGTGATGTCGCCCCGCACCGTGATCGCCTGGGCGCAGAATGCCGAGATCTTCCGCTCGGTCGGTTACGCATTCCGCGTGTCGTTCCTGAACAAGTGCGACGAGCTGGAGCGCCAGACCGTGGCCGAATTCTACCAGCGCTGCTTTGACGAGGAACTGCCCGAAAGCGCGGCCAGCGTGAGCTTGGGGTAA